AAATATGGGCGGCAGGGTGCCGGTTGGTCATGAATTCACTGCCTGACATTAAGACTCGGTTGAGGCCATTTATCAAGCGGTCGGTTGTGACCAATGATATGCAATTTGTGATGGACGCTTTCAACGGATCGCAGGAAAGTACCCGCATGCCAGACCTGCTGAAGTGCATTTATTACGGTGTCGAGAGCTACTCATCGAACCGCTACTTCTACGACAATAAGACGCGCGGCGACGGATCGGATGGGGTGTTTGTGATTCAGCGGACAATCAGAGGGGCGGCTTTTTACCGGGACCGGCGGGAGCATGTGCGCGTCGGGCCGGGCCAGGCCATGCTCTTTTGCCACGGGGAGGACTCCTGCTACGGCTACCCCGAGGATGCGACCGAGCCTTACGAACTGGAGTTTCTGGCCATGACGGGGGAGCGGTCGCTGTTTGACGCCGTGCGGCAAAAGGCCGGCTCGCGGGTGGCACTCGCGGCGCATTCGGAATCGCTGGCGGCGTTTCAGGCTTTGGCGTTCCATGTGCGGGAGCACCGCTTCAGGGACCGCTTTCACGAATCGCTGTGCGGGTACGAACTACTGATCGCGCTCTTGCGGCAGGCATGGACGGGCGACCTCTTGCACGACCCGGTGGCAGCCGCCCGTGAGTACATTAAAAACCACTACAGCGAGCCGCTCACCCAGCAGGAAGTCGCCGCGCACGTGGGGCTGAGCCGGGAGCACCTGACGCGCTCCTTCCGGCAGCGCTTCGGGACGACTCCCGCCCGGCTGTGCGAAGATCTTCGCATGGGCAAGGCCCGCGAATTACTCAGTTTGCAATTCCGGTCCGTTTCGCAGATCGCGGCCAATTGCGGCTACACCGACGCCAACAGCTTCGCCCGCGCCTTTCGCCGCCGAAACGGGGTTTCGCCTCAACAATTCCAGCAGTTCGCTATGCCCGGCCACAGGCCCACCCCAAGCGATCCCACGCTGCGGTCGCGTTGAGAGTCATCGCTTCCCAAGGGGGCAGGAGCCTTTCTGGCTCCGATGGGGCGCAGCCCCATGATTGCTGCTCCAGCCGGAGCGCAGCTCCATGATGGCTGCTCCAGCCGGAGTCAGGAGCGGATGCACTGGTCCATGCTTTCGGCCGGGTCGGGGTCTTTGGTAAAGCCGACGACGACGGCGGGCACGCCGACCACGGTGGCGTGCGGGGGCACATCTTCGACCACGACGGAGCCTGCGCCGATGCGCGCGCCCTGGCCGATCTCGATGTTGCCCAGCAGCTTGGCCCCGGCCCCGATGAGCACGTTGTGGCGCACCTTCGGGTGGCGGTCGCCCGCGACCTTGCCGGTGCCGCCGAGGGTGACTTCGTGCAGGATGGAGACGTGGTTTTCGATCACGCTGGTCTCGCCCGCGACGAAGCTGGTGGCATGGTCGAGCAGGATGCCGCAGCCGATGCGGGCTGCCGGGTGGATGTCCACTGCGAACACCTCCGAGATCAGGCTCTGGAGGTAAAGGGCGAGCTCTTCGCGTCCGTTGGTCCACAGCTCATGGGCGACGCGGTAGCAGGTGATGGCCTGAAAGCCCTTGAAGTAGAGCAGGGGGGCCAGGTAGTTCCTGCAGGCCGGGTCGCGCTGCTTGATGGCGAGGATGTCATGGCGGATGCTCTGGCCGATCTTCGGGTTGGAGCGGAAGCACTCGCAGAAAACTTCTTTCAGGTAACCCTCCGGGGTGGCGTGGTAGGCGAGTTTGCGGGACAGGCGCACGGCCAGCGCGCTCTCCAGACTGTCCTGGCTGAGCACGACTTCCTCGAACAGGCTGGCCAGGGCCTGCTCCTTGCGGGCGGCTTCCTCGGCTTCTGTTCGCATCTGTTCCCAGACCTGATCGTTTTCCATGTGGGCTAGCTAAACGCGCTTTGCGGATTGAGCAAGGGATTTGACAGCAAAGTTTTTCCGGGGAACCTTTGCCCCCTGCGACAAACTAAAGGTAACCCTCTCATCCTTATTCACTATGAAAATCCTGACCTATCCTCTGATTGTTATCGCCTTCCTTGGGGCCGCGTTCGCGGCGCAGGGGGCGCCCAAGCCCGGTGACAAAGCACCGGACTTTACCCTGCAAGGAGCCGACGGTAAGGAGTACACGCTCTCCGACTATGAGGGCCAGTATGTAATCCTCGAATGGCTCAACCACGGCTGCCCGTACGTGAAAAAGCACTACGACAGCGGCAACATGCCCGCCACCCAGGCCAAGCAGACGGCCGACGGCGTGGTCTGGCTGAGCATCGTCTCCTCCGCGCCCGGCAAGCAGGGCTACGAAACGCCGGAGCAAACGCTCAAGACCGCCGAGGCCAAGGGCTCGAAGGCGAGCGCCATCCTCCTCGACCCGACCGGCAAGGTGGGCAAGGAGTACGGGGCGAAGCGCACGCCGGAGATGTTTATCATCAACCCGGAAGGCGAGATTGTTTACCACGGGGCGATTGACAGCATCAGCTCGGCCAGCCAGGCCGACATCAAGGACGCCAAGAACTACGTCAACGCCGCTATGGCCGAAGCGAAAGCCGGGCAGCCCGTTTCCCAGGCCAGTACCCAGCCCTACGGCTGTGGCGTGAAGTATCCGAACTGATTGTTACGGATCAGGAGCGCATCGAAAAACGTTGCGCCGCTCAATTTTTCAAAAGCCTCCAGAGCGCATGTTCCGGGGGCTTTTTTTGTTTTCAGAGGGAAGGGGCAGGGTATTGTCAGGGGCATCATGCCGGGGTGGACGATAGAATTACTGGCCGGGGAGCGGATTACCCGCGCCTTCTGGATCATTCTCGCGCTGCCCGCGCCGTTCTGGCTGGCGGTGATCTTTTTCCCGTCCGCGCGGGTGGTGCGGCACATCTGCCAGCCGCTGGTGGCCCCCACGATTCTGGTTTTCGCGCTGCTGTATCTGTACTACCAAGCCTGGGGGCTGGGCGGCTTTGTCTGGCCGGGCGGGATCGGCTACACCGAGGCGCAGTCGGTCGTGTTGCATCCGATGGGCTTTCTTATCCTGTGGTGCCAGATCCAGATCATGCACCTGTTTCTCGGGTTGGTCATCTACCAGCATGCCTCCCGGCTGGGGCTGCGCATCCCCGTCGAACTGATCGTCTGCTGGGTGCTCGGGCCGGTCGGCTTGCTGCCCTACCTCGGGCGGCTGCTGGTCTATCGGCTCAAGCGGGGCTGATCTTGTCAGGCCGGGATTGCTTGTGGCAACGCGGGCGGAGCACGCTCGCCCCGGCGTCAAGCGGGCGGGGGCATCGGGCAGTCGAGGGAGACGGCGATGGCGCGGAACAGTTCGGCCTCGTCGGTGCTGGTTTTACCGTCGGCGCTGATGGCGTGCGCGCAGACGGTGAGCACCTGCTTGCGCAGGCCGTAGGCGCCACGGGCGAGTTGGTCGAGGGACTGGTCTAGCCCGGCGAAGTTGAGCTGCGCGGCGGGAACGAGCTTCAGGTGGTCCTTGAAAACGGGGGACGTGCGGGCGGCTTCGGTGAAGAAGCGTTCGGCCTCGGCGGGGTTCTGCGTGCTCAGGTAAATGACGGCGGAGAGCAACTGCGAAAAAGGCGCGGCCAGCACGGAAGCGCTCCAGATGTAGGTCGAGGGGGGGGCCTTGGGTGTGTTGCGCAGGGTGAGGTGGCGGCGGACCAGCCGCGTGACCACGAACTCGAAAACCGTCACCTTGCCGTCCATCTCCACCAGCCGGTTGAGGCGATGGAGGAAGCGTTCGCTGAAGCTTTTTTCCATCTGGCTGAGCGCGGGCAGGGCCAGCTCGATCATGGGCAGGTAGTCGGCGCGGTCGCGGCGGACGATGCGCGGGTAAAGCTCGCGGACGGTCTGGGCGACTTCGTCCCCGGCCTCGGTCTGGAGGTAGCCGAGCTGCTGGCTGCGGCGGGTCTCGTCGGCGTCAAGTACGAGCGCGTAAATGAGCGAACGCGCCTCCAGCGGTCCGCGTAGCGCGAGGCCGAATTCCTCCTCCAGCGAACGCCGGGTGGCGGTTGCCTGCTCCAGCGCGGAGGCGCTCAGCGTGCCCACGGCGAAGACCATTTCCAGCGGGCTGGCGGTGGCTTTGGGGGTGATGGGAGAGGGCTTGATGTGCGGGGGCAGCTTGGGAGGTGTCAGCGCGGAGTCGGGCCAGGCGTAGGGGCTGTTGAAGAGCCGACCGTCCCAGTCCGGCTCGATGGCGCGGATGCGCTCGTCCAGCGGCGGGTGGGTGGCGAAGATCCCGCCGAGGTAGCTGCGGATGCCGCTGGCGAAAAACAGGTGCGCGGCCTCCTGGGCGTGGGGGCTTTCCAGCCGGGAGCCGAGCCCGATCCCGCCGATGCGCTTGAGCGCGCCGGAGAGGCCGCCGGGGTTACGGGTGAACTGCACCGCCGCGGCGTCGGCTAAAAACTCCCGTTGCCGGGAAACTGCACTCTGGATGAGACGACCGAAAAACACGCCGATGGACCCGATGAGATAGAGCGAGACGGCCAGAGCGAGGATGGCGATGATGAACCCGCCGCCTCCTCCGCCGTCCTTGCTGTTACGTCTGTTGCCGGAAAGGCTCACGAAGCGCAGGCTGCGCAGGATGCCGCCCCCGATGACGGCGAGCACGAGGATGCCAAAGATGACGCCCATGAGCCGGATGTTCAGCCGCATGTCGCCATTGAGGATGTGGCTGAACTCGTGCGCGATGACGCCCTGGAGCTCGTCGCGGCTGAGATTGTCGAGGCAGCCCTGGGTGACGGCCACGGCCGCGTCGTGGGGGCTGAATCCGGCGGCAAAGGCGTTGATGCTCTGCTCCGGCAGCACGTAAACCTCCGGCACCGGCGTGCCCGAGGCGATGGCCATTTCCTCCACCACGTTGAGCAGGCGGCGATGGCTGGGATCCTGCGTAAAGGGTTCGATTTTGCGGCCCCCGAGGCTTTCGGCGACCACGCCGCCCCCGCCGCTGAGGGCCTGGATCTTTATCAGGCTGGCGATGCCGATGACGGACACCGTGACGACGCTGACCCAGAAAAAAATCGTCGGCTGCCACCACTGAAACTCAGAGGCGGGGCGGCTGAGGGATTTAGTGAAAATCAGCACCGAGACGACGTACAGGGCCGCGATGATGCACAGCACGGTGAGGACAAAGTACACCACCAAGAGCGTGGTCCTGCCGCGCGCCTGGTCCTGACGTTCAAAGAAGTCCATCGACATTTTTTTGAAAAAACGCTCCCGCTGCGGTAGCCAATGATCCCGGCACTTGCCGGTCGTCACCAGTGGCGCGGGATTAGCGAGCCGGTTGTTTTACTGGAAGGAAACCTTGGGAGCTTCTTTTTGCTCGGGGGCGTCGATTTCGAAAGGTTCGGCGGGCTGGAAGCCAAGCGCTCCGGCGAAGAGCACGGCAGGGAAAACTTCGCGGGCGTTGTTGTAGTGCATGACCGAGTCGTTAAAGGCCTGGCGGGCGAAGGCGACCTTGTTCTCGGTCGAGGTCAGCTCCTCGGTCAGTTGCATCATGTTCTGGTTGGCCTTGAGATCGGGGTAGGCTTCGGAGAGCGCGAAGAGGCGGCCAAGCACACCGGCGAGCTGTCCTTCGGCTGCGCCCAGTTCGCGGATGGCGGCGGGGCTGTCGGGGTGGGCGGCGGCTTTCTGTTGGGCGTTGACCGCGGTGGAGCGGGCGGCGATCACGGCCTCCAGCGTCTCGCGCTCGTGTTTGAGGTAGCCCTTGGCCGTTTCGACCAGATTGGGAATCAGGTCGTAGCGGCGCTTGAGCTGCACGTCGATCTGGGAGAACGCGTTTTTGAAGCGGTTGCGGAGCTGGACCAGTTTATTGTAAGTGCCGACCACGACAAGGACCAGCACGACGAGGATCAGGACAACGACGCCCAAAGCAATAAAACCTGTCATAATGCCTCGCAGTAAAAAGGACCACTAATCCTGAAGCGAGATTTTTTCGGCAGGGCATGCCCTGCACCCTCGGTGCTTCGCACCGTGATGGGGCTCTGCCCCATCGGAGCCAGAAAGGCTCCTGCCCCGCGGAGGCTGGGTTCCTTTGTTTATGCTAGGGGGGCGATTGTTGGTTTAGCCGGGGACCTTGTGTGTCTTATTGCATAGAACGCTTTTAAAATACGGTAGCCACAATGATTGAATGGTTAAATGGCCAATTGTTAATTGTTGGATACGGAACGTAGAAAACAACAATTAGCCATTTTAACCATTTAGCCATTCGGCCTTTTTGTGACGGCTACGACTATATTTAAGCCGTTTTAGTGGGAGGTCCGCACCCAGCGGGAGGCTTGGGCGACGGTCCACTGGTATTTGCGGGCGGTTTCTTTGATGAGGAAGGGCATGTCCTTCTCCATTTCGAGTGCGAAGGCCGGTTCGAGTGCGCCGCGCAGGCCGTTGAAGGAATCCTCGGCTTTGGCCGTGCCGCCGAGCCAGTTTTCCGGTGGGGTGTATTCTTCCAGCCAGGTGAAGGGCGTGGTCAGGACGAGTTGGCCGCCGGGGTTGACCAGCGAGGGGAGGCGCTTGAGGAAATCTAGCGGGCGGGGCAAGCGGCAGATCAGGTTGCAGGCGATGACAAGGTCGAAGCTCCCGAGCGAGTCGGGCAGGGCGAGTGCGTCGCCGGTGCGGAAGCTGACCCGCGAGCGGTCGATGTCTTCGGGGACGGCGGCGACGCTGCGCAGGTGGATATGCCCCTCGTGCGTGCGGGTGTAGTCGAGCAAGCCCTTTTGCGCCAATTCGTTGGCGGCGCCGATGAAGTTTTCCGAAGAGTCCATCCCGATCACCTCCCCGCAGTGCCGGGCTAGTTCAAAGCTGGTGCGCCCGACCGAGCAGCCGACCTCAAGGGCTCGTCTGTCCGGGCCGAGGCGAGCCGTGTCCACCAGTTCGCTTACGCAGCGGGCCGGGAAGTTCAGCGCCTCGCGCGGGCCGAAGCTGTAGGGGAGCGTCTCCTTCGCCGTGCCGTAGTGGAAAAGTAAATACAGGTTAAGTTGCTTGTCAGCTTCGTAGGGGTTCATGCGGGCAAGTTTGAGAGTTTGAATGTTTGAGGGTTTGAAAGTTGGTAACTGCTGGGGAGGTGGATGAGGACATATTAACTCTCAAACTCTCAAACATTCAAACTCTCAAACTCCCAAACGTACTAAAAGGCCCCTTTTCGCTCGCCCACGTGAAACCGGTTCATTTACGTTGGGAGGATATGGAGAAGATCGTTTGCTTCGGCGAAGTGCTCTGGGACTGCCTCCCGAAGGGGCTCTTTCTCGGCGGTGCGCCTTTCAACGCCGCCTGCCACTTGCGCAGGCTGGGTTGTCGTCCGGTGATGATCAGCGCCGTGGGGGACGATTTTCTGGGCGAGGAAGCCCTTCTGCGCGCGCAGGCTCAGGGGCTCGATACCTTCGCCTTTACGGTGAAAAAAGGGCTGCGCACGGGCGTGGCCAAGGTCGTGCTCGATGACTCCGGCTGCGCCAGTTATGTCTTTCCCGAACCGTGCGCGTGGGACCGGATCGAACTGGGGGAAGCGGCCCGCAACGAGTTGACCACGGCCAATGCGATCCTTTTCGGTTCCCTCGCCGCCCGTAGTGAACGCAACGCCGAGCAGCTCGACAGCATCTTGAGCGAAACACACGCGCTGCGGATCTTCGATGTGAATCTCCGTCCCCCTCACGACGACTTGGAGACGGTGCTTGAGCTGGCGCAAAAGGCCGACGTGCTCAAGGTCAACGAAACCGAATTGGCCGTTCTGTCCGGGCGACCGTTTGACTCAGGTGACCTGGAAGGGGCGATCCGCGCCGTGGTCGAGCGCACGCATGTGCGCAAGGTCTGCGTGACCCTGGGGGGAGAGGGGGCGGCTTATTTCGACGGGCGGCGATTACTCCGGGCCGAGGCTCCGCTAGTGCAGGTGCGTGACACCGTTGGAGCAGGCGACTCTTTCACGGCGGCGTTTACCGCCGGGCTGGTTCGCGGCGATGCTCCGCAGGAAACACTGGAGCGGGCCTGCCGTCTGGGGGCGTATGTGGCCAGTTGCGACGGGGCCACGCCGGAGTACGATCCGGCCGAAGTGCTGGGGTGATTTCACCAGCGGAACGGGCGAGCCTCCTTTATGTGTAAATAAGCGTGGCTGAGGCCAATTCGGGGTTGAACCCTGCGGGTGGGCACGCCTTACTGAGGGTATTCGCTGCTATTGGAATTAGATTGAGAAAGCTACGTGTAAAGACCCTTTCCCGCTGGCTGGTTTCGCAAAACCAGCTTGATTTCTTTCCCCTGCGTAAACACCTGCGCGGCTACAGCGGATCGGCTTTCAAGGGAGACTTCCGGGCCGGGCTCAATGTTGCTCTGCTGGCCTTCCCGCAGGGGATGGCCTATGCGATGATCGCCGGGCTGCCCATCCAGTACGGGATTTACGGTTCGGCGGTGGCGGCGATTGCGGCCACGTTTTTTGCCGGTTCGCGTTTCATTACGCTGGGGCCGACGAACGCCACCTCCGTTACCCTGGCCAGCGCCTTTGCCGCGATGGAGATCATGGCCCCGGAACTGCGCGCCCAGTACATGCCGATCCTGCTTTTGCTGATCGGGCTTTTGCTGATCGTGGGGGCGTACCTCAAGGTCGCGAACCTCATCCAGTATATTTCCAGAACCGTCGTGGTGGGCTACATCACGGCGGCAGCGCTGCTGATTATTGTCGGGCAGCTGAAAAATGTCTTCGGCGTCAGTTTTGCGCCGGGCGAGGAGGCGATCACGTTTTTCGACAAGCTGTACCTGACAATCAAGCACCTGCCCGAGTGCCGCCCGGAATCACTCGTGCTCAGCGTGCTGACCCTGATCCTGTATTACGCGCTGAGCCGTCGCCTGCCCAAGCTTCCAAACGTGGCCATCGTGCTGCTGGTCATGTCCGCGCTGGCGGTGGGGGCGACGTATGTGGCGGAAATGCGCGGGGTGGAACTTCACTTCCAATGGCTGCGCTCCATCGACGCCTCTCAGTGGAAATTCACGCCGCCAGCACTGAACTTCGACGCCATCAGCCAGGTCGGTAACATGGCGTTGGCCATTGCTCTGCTGTGTGTGCTGGAAGGCACCTCCATCGGCAAGTCGCTGGCCGCCCGTTCCGGGGAGCGGCTGGATGCGAATCAAGAGATGTTCAGCATCGGCATGGCCAACATGACCGGCGGTTTTTTCAGCGGAATGCCCGCCTCCGGCTCGCTTACGCGCTCGCAGTTGAGTTGGGCCAGCGGCGGCTCAACCCCGCTGGCCAGCCTCTTCAACGGCCTCATTGTGGCCGGCGGGGCCTTTGCTCTGGGGCCGTTCATCAAGCATGTGCCACAGTCGGTGTTAGCGGTGCTGGTTATCACTATCGGCCTGTCACTGATTAACCGCCGGGCGATCAAGCTTGTCTCCAGTGCCACCCGGGGCGACGCCATTGTGTTTTTCTCCACGCTGGTGGCGGGTCTGCTTGTTCCGCTGGACACGGCGATCTATTTCGGCGTGGGCCTGAGCATTATCCTGTTTCTGCGCAAGGCGGCTTCGCCCGAACTGGTCGAGTACGGCTTTACCGACGAGGGGCAGTTGACCGAACTGGAAGAAGAGGGCGGGCGGCGCGACCCGGAGATTTCCATCATCCACGTCGAGGGGGATCTGTTCTTTGGCGCGGCGGAAATCTTCCGCGACCAGATGCGCCGCGTCTGCGAGGACGCCAACCTGAAAATCGTCATCGTGAAGATGCGCAACGCCCGTCACCTTGACGCGACCGCCGTCATGGCGATTGAGGAGTTGCTCAAGTTCATGCATGAGCACGACCGGCATCTGCTTTTCTCCGAATGCAAGAAGGACGTCATCCGTGTCTTTAAAAACTCCGGCCTGCTCGATGAACTCGGGCGCGGCCACGGCGTCTTCCCCGACACCCCGCACAACCCGACCAAGTCCACCGCCAACGCCCTCAAGCGGGCCATGGAAATCATGGGCGGCCAGCAGGCCGACATCAAAATCTACGTCAATCCCGGCAAGAAAAAGTAGCCGCTCGGCTTCTCTCCTTATTTATCTCCGGTGCTGGCAGTTCTGGTTCCTGCGAAGGAACGAAGTTCCGTTTCAAAAGTTTTTTGGGGAGCGGGCGAGAGGGTGTTTTTTTCAAAAAAACACCCTCTCGCATAAACCCACAAAGCGATTAAAAAACGGCCTTATTCTTCGCGCAGGCGGGCTTTCATGCGGGCGCGGGATTCCTCGCACAGGCCGAGTTCGGAGAGGGCTTCCTCGCAGCACTCGGGGTGGTTCTCGACTTGCGAGCAGACGGCCTCGATCTGTTGCCGGTAGCGGTCGGTGTAGCAGCAGCAGCGGCACAGCAGGCGCAGCTTCAGCTTTTCCCAAAAGCTCAGGTGGCGTTCCCGCGACTCGGAAATGAGCCGCGTGGCATCCCGGCAACTCAGGCCGTGCTTGAGGAAAAACTTGAGCATGTCTGGACAGGAAGGGCGGACGTTTATGCCCGGAAAGAAGCAAATGATGCAGGTTCTATGTCGTCAGGAGGGGCAAATCCTTTCAAGTTAGAGAGCCTTACATGCAATCGCTGCTCGATATTCTCCAGAAAACCACCGCATTTTTCCAGCAAAAAGGCGTGCCCCAGGCGAGGTTGGACGCCGAGCTGATCCTGGCTCATGCCCTCGGCTGCCGACGCCTGGACCTTTACCTGCAATTCGAACGCCTCCTCAGCGACGACGAACTGGCCGCGATGCGTCCGATGGTCGCCCGGCGAGGCAAGCGCGAGCCCTTGCAGTACATCCTCGGGGAGGCACATTTCCACGGGCTCGTGCTCCGGGCTGACCCGCGTGCCCTCATTCCCCGCCCGGAGACTGAGGAGCTGATTGAGCTACTGGCCAGTCGTTTCGCAGCGGTGCCCCCGGTCTCGATCTGCGACCTGGGGACCGGCACCGGCGCCATCGCCCTGTCGCTGGCGACGGTTTTTCCGCAAGCGCAGGTCACGGCGGTGGACGCCTCGTCCGCCGCTTTGGAGCTGGCCACGGAAAACGCCCGTGCCGCCGGGGTGGCCGAGCGGGTGCGATTTGTCGAGTCGGACTGGTTCGGGGCGCTGGGCGGGGAGCGCTTTTCTCTCATCGTCTCAAACCCGCCCTACCTGACTGAGCAGGAGTGGGAGCAGGCCGAGCCCGAAGTCCGTGACTGGGAGCCGCAAAGCGCCCTCACCGCCGGTCCCGACGGCTTGGACGATTACCGCAAAATCATCGCCACCGCTCCAGCCCATCTGGATGCCGGTGGCTGGCTGGCGTTGGAGACAGGGATCGCCCAGCACGCGGCATTGGAGGAGTTGGCCCGTGCGGCTGGGTTCGCCGAGGTCGAGAGCCTGCCAGACTTGAGCAAGCGGGAGCGGTTCTTCCTCGCCCGGATGGGATGTTAAGGGGCCGGTTGCCACCCGGCCCAGCCCCGAAAACGAGTTTTTCAACAGGTCCTGGTGCAACCGCTAGCCGAGGCGGTCAGTGGCGACGTGGTACTGGGGGTCTTCGGAGAGGTTGACCTCGACCAGGTCGCCGGCCTTGTCGAGCAGCTTGCGGCACTCGGGGGAGAGGTGGGTCAGGTGCAGGCGTTTGCCGAGGCTGCGGTATTTTTCGGCCACGGTATTGATCGCTTCGAGGCCGGACTGGTCGTAAACGCGGGTGAAGTAGAAGTCGATGACGACCTCTTCCGGGTCTTCACGGGGATTGAACAGCTCCTTGAACGAGGCAACCGAGGCGAAAAACAGTGGGCCGTGTAGCTGGTACACGCGTGCGCCTTTTTTGTCCGGGTAAACTTCCGCGCCCAGGTGGGTGGCGTGCCGCCAGGCGAAAACCAGCGCCGAGATAATTACCCCCAGGATGACCGCCGAGGCCAGGTCGTGCATGACCACGGTGTAGCCCGCCACCACGACCATGACGAGGATGTCGCTGAAAGGGACCTTGCGGAACATGCGCAGGCTGGCCCACTCGAAGGTCCCGATTACGACCATGAACATCACCCCAACCAGCGCCGCCATCGGGATCATTTCGATCCACGGGGCCAGCACCAACACGAAGGACAGCAGGCAGACGGCGGCAGTGATGCCGCTGGCTCGCCCGCGCCCACCGGAGTTTACGTTGATGAGCGACTGGCCGATCATGGCGCACCCGCCCATGCCGCCGAACATCCCGCACACGATATTGGCCAGGCCCTGTCCGACGCATTCGCGGTTGCCCCGTCCGCGGGTCTCGGTGATTTCGTCGATCAGGCTCAGCGTCATGAGCGACTCGATCAGCCCGACTCCGGCCATGGTCAGGGCAAAGGGCAGGATAATCCAGAGAGTCGCCAGGTTGAACGGCGGGAGGATGTCGTACTGCCCGTCGAGAAAGAACAGCTTCGGCAGCCCGGCGGAGATCCCGCTCTCGGCCTCGACGGTGGCGGCGACCTGCGCGGCGATGGCCGCATCCGGGGCCTCGGGGCCGAGCTCCTGGCGGGCCTCGGTAGTGGCGCGGGCGGTGGTGTTGGTCCGGAGCATGTCGCCCACCGTCAGCAGTGCGTGGGGCTGGTTCTGTGCGGACCAGCTTGCCGGAGCGGCCTGGTTGATGGCGATGGACAGGCCGGTGACAACGAGGATCGCGGCCAGCGAGGCCGGGACGGCGCGGGTCAGCTTGGGCAACAGCCAGATGATGAGCATGGTCAGTCCGACCAGCGCGAACATCAGGATCAGCGGCGCACCAGCAAGCGGGATCAGCGCCCCGGCGTCGTTGACGGTGTTGAAGCTCCCGAATTGGGCCATGAAAATCACGATGGCCAGCCCGTTGACAAAGCCCAGCATGACCGAGTGCGGCACCATACGGATAAATTGCCCGAGCTTGCCGATCCCGGCCAGTATCTGGATGACTCCGCAGAGGATGACGGCGGGAAAGAGGTATTCGACGCCGTGCAGGGCGACGAGGGAGACGATCACGACGGCGATGGCCCCGGTGGCCCCGGAGATCATGCCCGGTCGCCCGCCAAAGACAGCGGTGAGCAGGCCCATGAAAAAGGCCGAGTACAGCCCGATGATGGGCGAGACCCCAGCCACGAAGGCGAAGGCGATGGCCTCGGGGACGAGGGCGAGAGCGACAGTCAGGCCCGAGAGCAGATCGTCCTTGAGGTTGGCGGAGCGTTTACGGAAAAAATTGAGCATGGTCTTCCTGATTTGAATGCGCCATCGGGGTAAGGCGCGGCTTGCGCTGGACAGGGCCAGCGGCTTGTGGGCCGTCAAACAAGGAAGCTAAAGCAAAAACGAGGGGAACGGGGAGGCTGGGGAAGCGGCTGCACCATGTAAAGCCTTTACCCGGTTTTTTTCGCGTTTTTGGGGCCGTTACGTGTCGCACGGACGATAAGAGCCTGCGCCTCTGCCCGGCCTGACCACGGCTAACTTCACCGCTGAGGCTGGTCCGCCGGACCCGGCTTAGCTGCCCATGCCGAGCGCGTCCCAGAGGCCGGACATCTTGAAGACCTTTTTGACCTGCGGATCGACGTTGGTGATTTTCAACCGCTCCTTGCCGACGCGCTTGTTGACCGTCAGTACGATGCGCAAAAAGGAGGATGAGGCGAAGGTGACTTCCTTCATGTCGAAATGGACGACGCTTTCGGTGGCCTCGATCTTTCCGATCAGGTCCTCCTGGATTTGCTGGCAGCGTTCGGCGTTGAGCGGGCCCATGAAGGCGCAGACCAGCAGTTTTTCACCATCGGAGAATTGAACGACGTCGGAAGGCATACGCCCCTAGATTTGCGAGCGAGCCGCTCAAGTCAAGCGCGGGATGTAGCCGATGGGAATGGCTGAATGGTTAAACGGCTAAATGGTTAATTGTTAAGGGCTGGGTGCCGGACGTTGGAAAACTGCTATTCTGGCATTAAACCATCCATCTCTGGCCTATGTTTTTGCCCCAGGCAAAAACAGCCGGATGCGGAGCATTCAGGGGCCAGGGCATGCCCCGGCTAGACTTCGCTGCGGGGCGGAGGATTGAGAGCGCCGATGGCGTCGAGGACGCCTT
The DNA window shown above is from Ruficoccus amylovorans and carries:
- a CDS encoding putative 4-mercaptohistidine N1-methyltransferase; translated protein: MNPYEADKQLNLYLLFHYGTAKETLPYSFGPREALNFPARCVSELVDTARLGPDRRALEVGCSVGRTSFELARHCGEVIGMDSSENFIGAANELAQKGLLDYTRTHEGHIHLRSVAAVPEDIDRSRVSFRTGDALALPDSLGSFDLVIACNLICRLPRPLDFLKRLPSLVNPGGQLVLTTPFTWLEEYTPPENWLGGTAKAEDSFNGLRGALEPAFALEMEKDMPFLIKETARKYQWTVAQASRWVRTSH
- a CDS encoding carbohydrate kinase family protein, which codes for MEKIVCFGEVLWDCLPKGLFLGGAPFNAACHLRRLGCRPVMISAVGDDFLGEEALLRAQAQGLDTFAFTVKKGLRTGVAKVVLDDSGCASYVFPEPCAWDRIELGEAARNELTTANAILFGSLAARSERNAEQLDSILSETHALRIFDVNLRPPHDDLETVLELAQKADVLKVNETELAVLSGRPFDSGDLEGAIRAVVERTHVRKVCVTLGGEGAAYFDGRRLLRAEAPLVQVRDTVGAGDSFTAAFTAGLVRGDAPQETLERACRLGAYVASCDGATPEYDPAEVLG
- a CDS encoding SulP family inorganic anion transporter encodes the protein MRKLRVKTLSRWLVSQNQLDFFPLRKHLRGYSGSAFKGDFRAGLNVALLAFPQGMAYAMIAGLPIQYGIYGSAVAAIAATFFAGSRFITLGPTNATSVTLASAFAAMEIMAPELRAQYMPILLLLIGLLLIVGAYLKVANLIQYISRTVVVGYITAAALLIIVGQLKNVFGVSFAPGEEAITFFDKLYLTIKHLPECRPESLVLSVLTLILYYALSRRLPKLPNVAIVLLVMSALAVGATYVAEMRGVELHFQWLRSIDASQWKFTPPALNFDAISQVGNMALAIALLCVLEGTSIGKSLAARSGERLDANQEMFSIGMANMTGGFFSGMPASGSLTRSQLSWASGGSTPLASLFNGLIVAGGAFALGPFIKHVPQSVLAVLVITIGLSLINRRAIKLVSSATRGDAIVFFSTLVAGLLVPLDTAIYFGVGLSIILFLRKAASPELVEYGFTDEGQLTELEEEGGRRDPEISIIHVEGDLFFGAAEIFRDQMRRVCEDANLKIVIVKMRNARHLDATAVMAIEELLKFMHEHDRHLLFSECKKDVIRVFKNSGLLDELGRGHGVFPDTPHNPTKSTANALKRAMEIMGGQQADIKIYVNPGKKK
- the prmC gene encoding peptide chain release factor N(5)-glutamine methyltransferase codes for the protein MQSLLDILQKTTAFFQQKGVPQARLDAELILAHALGCRRLDLYLQFERLLSDDELAAMRPMVARRGKREPLQYILGEAHFHGLVLRADPRALIPRPETEELIELLASRFAAVPPVSICDLGTGTGAIALSLATVFPQAQVTAVDASSAALELATENARAAGVAERVRFVESDWFGALGGERFSLIVSNPPYLTEQEWEQAEPEVRDWEPQSALTAGPDGLDDYRKIIATAPAHLDAGGWLALETGIAQHAALEELARAAGFAEVESLPDLSKRERFFLARMGC